A genomic region of Cotesia glomerata isolate CgM1 linkage group LG9, MPM_Cglom_v2.3, whole genome shotgun sequence contains the following coding sequences:
- the LOC123271583 gene encoding heat shock protein Hsp-12.2 isoform X2, giving the protein MADSGTKRNIPIKLGDFSVIDSEFSNIRERFDAEMRKMEDEMSRFRSELMNRESNNFFKTTSSSTTQQSTQHNSSVAPQHDSRTWLDGLNSPLIQDEGDNKMLKLRFDVSQYTPEEIVVKTVDNKLLVHAKHEEKTESKSVYREYNREFLLPKGTNPETIKSSLSKDGVLTVEAPLPALGAGEKLIPIAHS; this is encoded by the exons ATGGCTGACAGTGGTACTAAGCGCAACATTCCCATTAAACTCGGCGACTTTAGCGTCATTGATAGCGAATTCTCAAATATCCGCGAACGATTCGATGCCGAGATGAGAAAAATGGAGGACGAGATGTCTAGATTCAGGAGCGAACTTATGAATCGGGAGAGTAATAATTTCTTCAAGACTACttcaag tTCAACCACGCAGCAAAGTACTCAGCACAACAGCTCAGTCGCTCCTCAACATGACTCACGCACCTGGTTGGACGGTCTCAACAGCCCACTCATCCAGGATGAGGGTGACAACAAAATGCTGAAGCTCAGATTTGATGTCTCTCAATACACACCTGAGGAAATAGTTGTCAAGACCGTCGACAACAAGCTCTTG gtCCACGCAAAGCACGAGGAGAAAACAGAGAGCAAATCGGTGTACAGGGAATACAACCGTGAATTTTTACTCCCAAAAGGAACCAACCCTGAGACTATTAAATCATCCCTTAGCAAAGATGGTGTTTTGACTGTCGAGGCTCCACTTCCAGCGTTGGGCgccggagaaaaattaattcccATCGCCCACAGCTAA
- the LOC123271573 gene encoding transcription factor E2F8-like, whose product MEIGNRTPERKILGELSNTKPEPISPTANLRLLTSLASNLKSVADNNYCLNKVQNNSNNNIININNSNINIINNNNNNISESSPIASGSIGNGFKILPRKQKSLGLLCNKFLNMYPLNLDQETREISLDKTAKDLGTEKRRIYDIINVLESLDMASKAGKNRYLWHGQSNLTATLVRLKSTAIRLGLREQIQEIQKNFLAYTNDNDDSCNELMMSLEEPIDEETYYSDTAIKEDKSLGAMCQKFVMLFLVSMKNGVINLEIAAKVLILDNADNQTEMMGDTGSRSRFKTKVRRLYDIANVLTAIGLIKKIYLFDRALKKPIFKYFGPDVESTESFDTDTPVSKIHSSSIGMSTPDKCLTPHSYHSYAATSANFGTSKMFIKNCYSTPTIDKRKLRKRKLFDADTASFSRTNSLPNLDNKSRSLERLDDSILRVAEMELEKLNSSEESKPKACTKLLTRYKSDSCIKNPPLLPDKLIKTDSAHPIVKLEPEVNNQSLVVQSASAESVYKNLKVSQMAIRTGQLNKMNPTASTIVKTKPVHKIMKLIPIGSISSLQDPISAGITKILIPKSMGSVVDNNNTKSTCYKLSQPKTTRVINLTKIDPNKLIPIKKSDIKFSLAEQTYSKPIVMQQQVQPADNTVNLGNNSGYAMLTRIQAATVSPGDTFKAIKVGNTLQLVPINSSNDK is encoded by the exons atggagaTCGGGAATCGGACACCGGAGAGGAAAATCCTCGGGGAACTGAGCAATACCAAGCCGGAACCTATTTCTCCAACAGCTAATTTAAGATTATTAACATCATTGGCATCTAATTTGAAGAGCGTAGCTGACAATAATTATTGTCTTAATAAAGTCCAgaataatagcaataataatattattaatatcaataatagtaatattaatattattaataataacaacaataatattagTGAATCCTCTCCAATTGCATCCGGGTCTATTGGAAATGGATTCAAGATATTGCCCAGAAAACAAAAGTCATTGGGATTACTGTGTAAtaa ATTTTTGAACATGTACCCGCTAAATCTAGACCAAGAAACTCGAGAAATTTCTCTCGACAAAACAGCCAAGGACCTTGGCACAGAAAAGCGGCGTATTTATGACATCATCAATGTCCTGGAGAGCCTGGACATGGCCTCCAAGGCCGGGAAAAATCGGTACTTGTGGCACGGACAAAGTAACCTGACTGCTACGCTGGTCAGACTGAAATCCACAGCAATAAGACTTGGTCTCAGAGAGCAGATCCAGGAGATCCAGAAAAATTTCCTGGCTTACACTAACGACAACGACGACTCGTGCAATGAGCTGATGATGTCGCTGGAAGAACCTATCGATGAAGAAACTTATTATAGTGACACGGCTATCAAAGAGGATAAGAGTCTCGGAGCGATGTGTCAGAAATTTGTCATGTTATTCTTGGTCTCTATGaag AATGgagttattaatttagaaatagCTGCTAAGGTGTTGATTCTTGATAACGCGGATAACCAGACTGAAATGATGGGAGACACTGGGTCCAGATCGAGGTTCAAAACCAAAGTTCGTCGATTGTATGACATTGCTAATGTACTGACGGCTATTGGATTgattaagaaaatatatttgtttgataGAGCGCTGAAGAAacctatttttaaatattttgggCCTGATGTTGAGTCTACTGAGTCTTTTGATactg ACACACCAGTTAGCAAAATACACAGCTCATCAATTGGTATGTCCACGCCAGATAAATGTTTAACGCCACATTCTTACCATTCATACGCCGCAACATCTGCCAATTTTGGGACTAGCAAAATGTTCATCAAAAATTGCTACAGTACGCCTACAATAGACAAACGTAAATTGcgcaaaagaaaattatttgatgcag atactGCGTCATTTTCTCGAACAAACAGTCTTCCGAACCTCGACAACAAATCGCGGTCCCTAGAACGACTGGACGACTCGATTCTCCGCGTAGCTGAGATGGAGTTGGAGAAACTTAATTCCAGTGAAGAATCGAAACCAAAGGCCTGCACGAAGCTTCTTACTCGCTACAAATCTGACTCGTGCATAAAAAATCCTCCATTGTTGCCAGATAAGTTGATTAAGACTGACTCAGCGCATCCGATCGTTAAACTAGAGCCTGAAGTAAATAACCAAAGTCTAGTCGTACAGAGTGCAAGTGCTGAGAGTGtgtacaaaaatttgaaagtatCTCAAATGGCAATCAGAACTggacaattaaataaaatgaacccGACGGCTTCGACAATCGTTAAAACAAAGCCCGttcataaaataatgaagCTGATTCCCATCGGAAGTATTTCTTCTCTTCAAGATCCTATCTCTGCGGGTAttacgaaaattttaattcctaAATCGATGGGCTCTGTGGTTGACAATAATAACACTAAAAGCACGTGTTACAAACTCAGCCAGCCGAAAACTACTCGAGTTATTAATTTGACGAAAATAGATCCTAATAAGCTGATTCCTATCAAAAAAAGCGACATCAAGTTTTCGCTGGCCGAACAAACTTACTCGAAGCCTATTGTGATGCAACAGCAGGTTCAACCTGCTGACAATACTGTAAATTTGGGAAACAATTCAGGGTACGCTATGTTGACGCGCATTCAAGCAGCTACTGTATCACCTGGTGATACCTTCAAAGCTATTAAAGTAGGCAATACTTTGCAACTCGTCCCGATTAATAGCAGCAATgataaataa
- the LOC123271583 gene encoding small heat shock protein OV25-2 isoform X1: MADSGTKRNIPIKLGDFSVIDSEFSNIRERFDAEMRKMEDEMSRFRSELMNRESNNFFKTTSSRHHTSSSEHRTSTTSKTEGWEKVDPASPPKRSAFDKSFTSSTTQQSTQHNSSVAPQHDSRTWLDGLNSPLIQDEGDNKMLKLRFDVSQYTPEEIVVKTVDNKLLVHAKHEEKTESKSVYREYNREFLLPKGTNPETIKSSLSKDGVLTVEAPLPALGAGEKLIPIAHS; encoded by the exons ATGGCTGACAGTGGTACTAAGCGCAACATTCCCATTAAACTCGGCGACTTTAGCGTCATTGATAGCGAATTCTCAAATATCCGCGAACGATTCGATGCCGAGATGAGAAAAATGGAGGACGAGATGTCTAGATTCAGGAGCGAACTTATGAATCGGGAGAGTAATAATTTCTTCAAGACTACttcaag CCGCCACCATACGAGCAGCAGTGAGCATCGGACCTCGACGACCTCAAAGACGGAGGGTTGGGAGAAGGTCGATCCTGCCTCACCACCCAAGCGCTCCGCGTTCGACAAGTCTTTCACCAG tTCAACCACGCAGCAAAGTACTCAGCACAACAGCTCAGTCGCTCCTCAACATGACTCACGCACCTGGTTGGACGGTCTCAACAGCCCACTCATCCAGGATGAGGGTGACAACAAAATGCTGAAGCTCAGATTTGATGTCTCTCAATACACACCTGAGGAAATAGTTGTCAAGACCGTCGACAACAAGCTCTTG gtCCACGCAAAGCACGAGGAGAAAACAGAGAGCAAATCGGTGTACAGGGAATACAACCGTGAATTTTTACTCCCAAAAGGAACCAACCCTGAGACTATTAAATCATCCCTTAGCAAAGATGGTGTTTTGACTGTCGAGGCTCCACTTCCAGCGTTGGGCgccggagaaaaattaattcccATCGCCCACAGCTAA
- the LOC123271576 gene encoding nischarin: MACSLLNQKNIQIKIPGYETTDNVTFYIINVSIGDVNWTLKHRYSEFVVLHDILVTEHCVEKDILPPKKIIGRKNEVFIDKRRQALEIYLNAIYNYLKKTMPREFVMFLDLHVYDIFFLLQNMAFKFFNEGPNILQVKSYTFTPIQLYAISERLKQPCPASEVADKKCDFSHVLDVNSHLKTLTIQGSNKLYGTSNINLSTLPIELSTFKTIETLEINNYPVNKIYSMGNLRDTTRVLKVHNTHLKNIVDLVMCEELHRCIENANDSHVWLKISQLDLSDNNIEVIDESIKLMPHIESLILNNNCLTELSNITLLPRLSQLHVASNNFTKLPENLHTKLGNIVYMDLSQNKLTSLAAFAKLYSLEWLDVSCNCIESIDEVKYIGYLPCIENLRLTGNPVSTIIDYRVKVLEPFGKRAADICLDNERPNQKELDTVAVLQALRIAREGKSMVLSNTDSALFSAEIPIV; encoded by the exons ATGGCTTGTTCGttgttaaatcaaaaaaacatCCAGATAAAGATACCAGGATACGAAACAACAGACAACGTTACATTCTACATAATAAATGTCAGTATTGGTGACGTTAATTGGACTCTCAAGCACAGATATAGTGAATTCGTGGTCCTGCATGATATTTTGGTGACAGAGCACTGCGTCGAAAAGGACATTCTGCcgccaaaaaaaataatcgggcgaaaaaatgaagtttttattGACAAGCGCCGTCAGGCTTTGGAGATTTACTTGAACGCTATTTACAATTACCTCAAAAAAACAATGCCCAGAGAATTTGTCATGTTTCTGGATCTTCATgtctatgatatattttttttactgcaaaatatggcctttaaattttttaatgaaggtCCTAATATTTTGCAAGTCAAGTCTTATACTTTTACACCTATccag TTATATGCAATAAGCGAGAGACTAAAACAGCCGTGTCCCGCATCGGAAGTAGCGGATAAAAAATGTGACTTTAGTCACGTGCTCGACGTAAACTCGCACTTAAAAACACTAACAATACAAGGCAGCAACAAACTCTATGGCACCAGtaacataaatttatcaactcTACCGATAGAACTGTCGACATTCAAGACCATCGAGACTCTAGAAATAAACAACTACCCTGTGAACAAAATATACTCGATGGGCAACTTACGGGACACCACTCGCGTGTTAAAAGTCCATAACACGCATTTAAAGAACATCGTCGACCTGGTAATGTGCGAAGAGTTGCATCGCTGCATAGAAAACGCGAACGACTCCCACGTCTGGCTGAAAATAAGTCAATTGGATTTGAGTGACAACAATATCGAAGTTATCGACGAGTCCATAAAGTTGATGCCTCATATTGAATCTCTTATCCTGAACAATAACTGTCTGACCGAGTTGTCAAATATAACTCTGCTCCCGCGTCTGTCACAGCTGCATGTTGCGTCGAATAATTTCACAAAACTCCCGGAGAACTTACACACCAAACTCGGTAACATTGTCTACATGGATTTGTCGCAGAATAAATTGACTTCATTGGCGGCATTTGCTAAGCTTTATTCTTTAGAATGGTTGGATGTCAGCTGCAATTGCATAGAGAGCATCGATGAAGTCAAGTACATCGGGTATCTTCCATGCATTGAAAATCTCCGGCTCACTGGTAACCCAGTGTCTACTATAATCGATTATCGCGTTAAAGTACTGGAACCTTTTGGCAAACGCGCAGCTGATATTTGTCTCGACAATGAGCGTCCGAATCAAAAAGAACTGGATACTGTTGCTGTATTACAAGCACTGAGAATTGCTCGCGAAGGAAAATCCATGGTACTCAGTAATACGGACTCAGCGCTTTTTTCTGCTGAAATTcctattgtttaa
- the LOC123271582 gene encoding speckle-type POZ protein-like, producing the protein MKRGYAVTNKHIVRFEWKIKNINSHVKFETDDESKDIKLHSSSFSAKANGDLWKLHVQFNNAHQSVNKDYMSLCLQSLKNSLKVKTKFTLYILNHKKEMTNENVLYMKFENDEVAYGLPEFVRKKDLLDPKKKLVSHDSLTVGVELVVYDNIDNKSSDTTNALMIRPSNQLVQDYKQLLDSKAGSDVTLIAGDRKFKAHKSILIARSPAFSKMFSENQFQVLKVPIMIHEIEPEIFEKVLESIYTDEVSDLEEHAEDLLEAADKLQLQSLKQMCEQSLSKTLSVDNAIVALSLAVQYNAKELVDYVADFIVSNAEQVVTTPEYSMMEEIQPELMSILFKKFVDLKKSFF; encoded by the coding sequence aTGAAGAGAGGTTATGCAGTTACGAATAAACACATTGTGAGATTcgaatggaaaataaaaaatatcaattcacATGTGAAATTCGAGACTGATGATGAAAGCAAGGATATAAAATTACATTCATCGTCATTTTCGGCGAAAGCTAATGGAGATTTGTGGAAGCTGCATGTCCAATTTAATAACGCTCACCAGTCTGTTAATAAAGACTACATGTCACTGTGCCTGCAATCTTTGAAAAACAGCCTAAaagtaaaaactaaatttacgTTGTACATTTTAAATCACAAGAAAGAAATGACAAATGAGAACGTTTTGTACATGAAATTTGAAAACGACGAAGTCGCTTATGGATTACCAGAGTTTGTCCGGAAGAAAGATTTGTTGGATCCGAAAAAAAAGCTAGTATCTCATGATAGTTTAACAGTTGGTGTTGAATTGGTCGTTTATGATAACATTGATAACAAAAGCAGTGATACAACTAATGCGTTGATGATAAGACCAAGCAACCAGCTAGTCCAGGATTATAAGCAACTTTTAGATAGCAAAGCTGGAAGTGACGTTACTCTAATAGCGGGTGACCGTAAATTTAAAGCTCACAAATCTATCTTGATAGCCAGAAGTCCTGCTTTCTCGAAAATGTTTTCTGAAAATCAGTTCCAGGTCCTGAAAGTTCCAATAATGATACATGAAATTGAACCTGAAATCTTCGAGAAAGTCCTGGAGTCAATTTATACTGACGAAGTTTCTGACTTGGAAGAACACGCCGAAGATTTACTCGAAGCTGCTGATAAATTGCAACTGCAATCGCTCAAGCAAATGTGCGAGCAGTCGCTCTCCAAGACTTTGAGTGTTGATAACGCAATTGTAGCGCTGTCTTTAGCTGTTCAGTATAACGCTAAAGAGTTGGTTGATTATGTAGCGGATTTTATTGTTAGCAATGCTGAACAAGTTGTCACCACGCCCGAGTATAGTATGATGGAAGAAATACAACCTGAACTAATGTctattttgttcaaaaaattcgTTGATctgaaaaaatcttttttttaa
- the LOC123271583 gene encoding heat shock protein Hsp-12.2 isoform X3: MMLDENLYPPRHKTVIRYRRHHTSSSEHRTSTTSKTEGWEKVDPASPPKRSAFDKSFTSSTTQQSTQHNSSVAPQHDSRTWLDGLNSPLIQDEGDNKMLKLRFDVSQYTPEEIVVKTVDNKLLVHAKHEEKTESKSVYREYNREFLLPKGTNPETIKSSLSKDGVLTVEAPLPALGAGEKLIPIAHS, translated from the exons atGATGCTGGATGAAAATTTGTATCCTCCGCGTCATAAGACGGTGATACGATACCG CCGCCACCATACGAGCAGCAGTGAGCATCGGACCTCGACGACCTCAAAGACGGAGGGTTGGGAGAAGGTCGATCCTGCCTCACCACCCAAGCGCTCCGCGTTCGACAAGTCTTTCACCAG tTCAACCACGCAGCAAAGTACTCAGCACAACAGCTCAGTCGCTCCTCAACATGACTCACGCACCTGGTTGGACGGTCTCAACAGCCCACTCATCCAGGATGAGGGTGACAACAAAATGCTGAAGCTCAGATTTGATGTCTCTCAATACACACCTGAGGAAATAGTTGTCAAGACCGTCGACAACAAGCTCTTG gtCCACGCAAAGCACGAGGAGAAAACAGAGAGCAAATCGGTGTACAGGGAATACAACCGTGAATTTTTACTCCCAAAAGGAACCAACCCTGAGACTATTAAATCATCCCTTAGCAAAGATGGTGTTTTGACTGTCGAGGCTCCACTTCCAGCGTTGGGCgccggagaaaaattaattcccATCGCCCACAGCTAA